In a single window of the Ignavibacteria bacterium genome:
- a CDS encoding prolipoprotein diacylglyceryl transferase has protein sequence MIPKLFQLGPIPVYSYGLMLGICFIVASWLLQREFKRKKLDEGAAVNITFIALVCGVAGSKLLYVIEEWKSFSMMSWGKIFSTEGLFSPAGLTFYGGLILATALVYIYTRTKKIPFLRVCDAAAPSLAIGYGIARVGCHLSGDGDYGLPVSEFMSWVPWGTDYSNGTLPPSVAFRGSDIAAKFGGVVPDNTLCHPTPMYEFIIGGLLFWLLWRKRSVFKGDGKLFGLYLMLSGAARLLVEFIRLNPRFFLGLSEAQIISVVLIGLGVYLYMRTPTTFVPENAKATGKPVKKTKS, from the coding sequence ATGATTCCTAAACTATTTCAACTGGGTCCAATACCCGTTTACAGCTACGGGCTGATGCTTGGCATTTGTTTTATTGTTGCAAGCTGGCTGCTGCAGCGAGAGTTCAAGCGCAAAAAGCTGGATGAAGGCGCAGCGGTTAACATTACATTTATCGCCCTGGTGTGCGGCGTAGCCGGCTCTAAACTGCTTTATGTGATAGAGGAGTGGAAGTCATTTTCAATGATGTCATGGGGGAAAATATTTTCAACCGAAGGGTTGTTTTCTCCGGCCGGATTAACTTTTTATGGCGGTCTTATCCTCGCAACTGCACTGGTTTATATTTATACCAGGACAAAGAAGATACCGTTCCTCCGGGTTTGTGATGCAGCCGCACCTTCGCTTGCGATAGGTTATGGCATCGCGCGTGTAGGCTGCCACCTTTCAGGTGATGGCGACTACGGCCTGCCCGTATCTGAGTTCATGTCATGGGTGCCTTGGGGCACCGATTACTCCAACGGCACGCTTCCGCCATCAGTAGCATTCCGCGGCAGTGATATTGCCGCCAAATTTGGCGGCGTTGTGCCCGATAACACCCTCTGCCATCCTACACCAATGTATGAGTTTATTATCGGCGGACTTCTCTTCTGGCTGCTGTGGCGCAAACGCAGTGTGTTCAAAGGTGATGGAAAGCTCTTCGGGCTGTATTTAATGCTCTCCGGCGCTGCGCGCCTGCTGGTGGAGTTCATCAGGCTAAACCCGAGGTTCTTCCTGGGACTCTCAGAAGCGCAGATAATTTCCGTTGTGCTTATCGGGCTGGGCGTTTACCTCTACATGCGTACTCCAACAACCTTCGTTCCCGAAAATGCTAAGGCCACCGGCAAACCGGTTAAGAAAACAAAATCATAA
- a CDS encoding DUF1460 domain-containing protein has translation MSKLSRRNFIKSTALSAIFLSAVPQGIKSMTNTFWDDYDEVLCKKKFKLLVDGGVKSMSIGDAIAEVGKSFIDTDYVAGTLDKNMSESLVVNLTGLDCVTFVENCLVFARCLKQGKTSFDDYKAELKKVRYRDGIIDGYSSRLHYFCDWITDNENKGIVKNITADIGGVSYNKNIDFMSTHTKSYKQLSNSSELDGIVAAENAINSRYYYYIPTKDISKSYDQMQTGDIIATTTSIGGLDVTHTGYVYKESGGTYFMHASSKSKRVIISNEELQDYVAGDSKKTGIMVARPLEV, from the coding sequence ATGTCAAAACTATCACGCAGAAATTTCATTAAATCCACAGCGCTAAGCGCTATATTTTTAAGTGCGGTACCGCAGGGTATTAAATCAATGACTAATACCTTTTGGGATGACTACGATGAGGTTTTGTGTAAAAAGAAATTTAAGCTTCTTGTTGATGGCGGGGTAAAGTCTATGTCTATTGGTGATGCCATTGCAGAGGTGGGCAAATCGTTCATAGATACCGACTACGTCGCAGGCACACTGGATAAAAACATGAGCGAAAGTCTGGTGGTAAATCTAACCGGACTTGATTGCGTAACATTTGTTGAAAATTGCCTGGTTTTTGCCCGCTGTTTAAAGCAGGGTAAAACTAGTTTTGATGATTACAAGGCTGAGCTCAAAAAGGTTCGCTACCGTGATGGTATAATCGATGGTTATTCGAGCCGCCTTCATTATTTCTGTGACTGGATCACCGATAACGAAAATAAAGGCATCGTTAAGAACATTACTGCTGATATTGGCGGCGTTTCTTACAATAAAAACATCGATTTTATGTCAACCCATACCAAATCATACAAACAGCTTTCAAACAGCAGTGAGCTCGATGGCATAGTAGCCGCCGAAAACGCGATAAATTCCAGGTATTATTATTACATTCCAACTAAAGATATCTCGAAATCATATGACCAGATGCAGACCGGGGATATTATCGCAACTACAACAAGTATAGGCGGACTCGATGTAACGCACACCGGTTATGTTTACAAAGAAAGCGGCGGAACTTACTTCATGCACGCATCCAGCAAAAGCAAAAGGGTGATAATTTCAAACGAAGAGCTTCAGGATTACGTGGCAGGGGATTCAAAAAAAACCGGTATCATGGTCGCTAGGCCGCTGGAAGTGTAA
- a CDS encoding CapA family protein: protein MAAAGCSPDKKQDQTTNEKNTSKTTTEVTVDPDSVYSIIMVGDMMLGTNYPSAASLPPGDGRDILEAPADILQSADVTIGNLEGTLLNSGGTPKVCQNPENCVAFRMPEHYAGYMKDAGFDMMNLANNHSGDMGDIGRKQTQNTLKQYGIEYAGHISAPTAIFVKDGIKFGLIGFAPNTGTLSINDHTKAAKIVSDLKKQCDIVIVAFHGGAEGSGATHVNRKREFYLGEDRGNCYEFAHDMIDAGADIVFGHGPHVPRGVELYKGKFIAYSLGNFCTYGKFGLSGNLGLAPVLKLYITKSGDFSHGRIFPFKQVRRGFPVYDESFEAVELMKRMTESDFPETTIQISPDGKITKR, encoded by the coding sequence ATGGCTGCAGCCGGCTGCAGCCCGGATAAAAAACAAGATCAAACTACCAACGAAAAAAACACCAGCAAAACCACCACCGAAGTAACTGTCGACCCCGACTCCGTCTATTCCATAATTATGGTGGGGGATATGATGCTTGGCACCAATTACCCCTCCGCAGCTTCGCTGCCGCCGGGTGACGGCCGCGATATACTCGAAGCGCCTGCTGATATTCTGCAATCTGCTGATGTGACCATTGGCAACCTCGAAGGCACGCTGCTCAACAGCGGCGGCACACCGAAGGTGTGCCAGAACCCCGAGAACTGCGTGGCATTCAGAATGCCTGAGCATTACGCGGGTTACATGAAGGATGCCGGATTTGATATGATGAACCTTGCCAACAACCACTCCGGCGATATGGGCGATATAGGCAGGAAGCAAACACAGAACACCCTGAAACAATACGGCATAGAATATGCCGGGCATATCAGCGCGCCGACTGCAATTTTTGTGAAAGATGGCATTAAGTTCGGCTTAATAGGCTTTGCGCCTAATACCGGAACGCTCAGCATCAACGATCACACCAAAGCAGCAAAAATTGTAAGCGACCTTAAAAAGCAGTGTGATATTGTAATTGTCGCTTTCCATGGGGGAGCCGAGGGCTCAGGCGCTACGCATGTGAACCGCAAACGTGAGTTTTACCTTGGCGAAGATAGAGGCAACTGCTATGAGTTTGCGCACGATATGATAGATGCTGGCGCTGATATTGTTTTCGGGCACGGGCCGCATGTGCCGCGCGGAGTGGAGCTTTACAAAGGCAAGTTCATAGCGTACTCACTCGGAAATTTTTGTACATACGGAAAGTTTGGCTTAAGCGGCAATCTTGGCCTGGCGCCGGTGCTGAAGCTATACATTACAAAATCCGGCGATTTTTCACACGGCAGAATTTTCCCCTTCAAACAGGTACGGCGCGGCTTCCCGGTGTATGATGAGAGCTTTGAGGCGGTTGAGCTTATGAAACGCATGACCGAATCCGACTTCCCCGAAACAACCATCCAAATCTCCCCCGATGGCAAAATAACAAAACGTTAA
- a CDS encoding histidine--tRNA ligase, translated as MNFRKPKGTKDILPKDIGKWHYAEKVIREVTALFNFSEVRTPTFEYTELFNRGVGSETDIVGKEMYTFLDKSGDSITLRPEGTAPVMRAFLENSMLADSPLHKLYYITNMFRYERPQAGRYREHTQFGGEILGSDSIYTDVELILLAKEVYNRCGINNFKVKINSIGKADERTAYIAKLRDYLKDNISGLSEDSKRRFETNALRILDSKNPGDKAITDSAPKILDHLGNDSKARFDKVINELTKLSVNIEVDFRLVRGLDYYTDTTFEFVSEDLGSQDALGGGGRYDGLISQLGGKPCPGVGFGSGIERILIVAEKNGFTFGEAAKPLVYFISLNDSARDKAFELITELRRKNISCETDLLNRSFKAQMREANKLGVKYVYILGDDEMIKGAGLLKNMSDSSQIEVEFDKLAGNII; from the coding sequence ATGAATTTCAGGAAGCCCAAAGGCACTAAGGATATATTACCGAAGGATATCGGGAAATGGCACTATGCTGAAAAAGTCATTCGCGAAGTTACAGCTTTATTCAACTTCTCCGAAGTGCGTACGCCTACATTTGAATACACCGAGCTTTTCAACAGGGGAGTAGGCTCTGAAACCGATATCGTTGGCAAGGAAATGTACACTTTCCTGGATAAAAGCGGGGATTCCATCACTCTCAGACCCGAAGGCACTGCCCCCGTTATGCGGGCATTCCTCGAAAACTCAATGCTGGCTGACTCACCCCTGCATAAGCTGTATTATATCACCAATATGTTCCGCTATGAGCGCCCGCAGGCGGGCCGCTACCGCGAGCATACTCAGTTTGGCGGCGAAATACTCGGCAGCGATAGCATTTACACCGATGTTGAGCTGATCCTGCTCGCAAAGGAAGTATATAACCGCTGCGGCATAAATAATTTTAAGGTGAAGATTAACTCCATCGGCAAAGCCGATGAACGTACCGCTTATATTGCGAAGTTAAGAGATTACCTCAAAGATAACATCAGCGGCCTGTCAGAGGACAGTAAGCGCAGGTTTGAAACCAACGCGCTGAGGATTCTTGATTCCAAAAATCCGGGTGATAAAGCTATAACCGATTCCGCACCAAAAATACTCGATCACCTTGGCAACGATTCCAAAGCGCGCTTCGATAAAGTTATCAATGAGCTCACAAAGCTTTCGGTTAACATTGAAGTTGATTTCCGCCTGGTCAGGGGACTCGATTACTACACCGATACAACATTCGAGTTTGTTTCCGAAGATCTTGGCTCCCAGGATGCGCTCGGCGGAGGCGGAAGGTATGACGGCCTTATCTCACAGCTTGGCGGCAAGCCTTGCCCCGGTGTTGGATTCGGCAGCGGGATTGAGCGCATTTTAATCGTAGCCGAAAAGAACGGCTTCACCTTCGGTGAAGCGGCAAAGCCGCTTGTCTATTTTATTTCGCTCAATGATTCAGCCCGCGATAAAGCATTTGAGCTTATCACAGAGCTTCGGCGGAAAAATATTTCATGCGAAACTGACCTGCTTAACCGCAGCTTTAAAGCGCAGATGCGAGAAGCAAACAAGCTTGGCGTTAAGTATGTTTATATATTAGGTGATGATGAAATGATAAAAGGCGCAGGCCTTCTTAAAAATATGAGCGACAGCTCTCAAATAGAAGTTGAATTTGATAAACTAGCAGGGAATATAATCTGA
- the acpS gene encoding holo-ACP synthase, with the protein MIKGVGIDIIEVARIKGIMEKYGDKFFQRILTEKEIAYCKKFSDAELHFAGRFASKEAYSKAIGTGISKDFGWKDIEILNDERGKPYINHTKENEYSKLKFHISISHTKEYGSAVVVCEE; encoded by the coding sequence ATGATAAAAGGCGTAGGAATTGACATAATAGAAGTAGCGCGGATAAAGGGCATCATGGAAAAATATGGTGATAAGTTCTTTCAGCGCATACTTACTGAAAAAGAAATAGCGTACTGCAAGAAATTCAGTGATGCTGAGCTGCATTTTGCAGGCAGGTTTGCATCAAAGGAAGCATACAGCAAAGCAATCGGTACAGGAATTTCAAAAGATTTCGGGTGGAAAGATATTGAAATATTGAACGATGAGAGGGGCAAGCCGTATATTAATCATACTAAGGAAAACGAATACTCAAAGCTGAAATTTCATATAAGTATTTCGCATACTAAGGAATATGGCAGCGCGGTTGTGGTGTGTGAAGAATAG
- a CDS encoding DUF559 domain-containing protein, giving the protein MTKAEAILWDEIKNRKILGVKFRRQFGIGAYVVDFYCNELKIAVEVDGATHQTDAELEYDRTREEEIRQLDIHFIRFSNIEIYQSLDHVIESLKTKVEFLAAKKSTPSP; this is encoded by the coding sequence ATGACCAAAGCCGAAGCAATACTGTGGGATGAAATAAAAAACCGAAAGATTCTGGGGGTCAAATTTCGCAGACAATTTGGAATAGGTGCATATGTTGTTGATTTCTATTGTAATGAATTAAAGATTGCTGTTGAAGTAGACGGCGCTACTCATCAAACAGATGCAGAATTAGAATATGACAGGACTAGAGAAGAAGAAATCCGACAGCTTGATATTCATTTTATAAGATTTTCTAATATTGAAATCTATCAATCTCTGGATCATGTTATTGAAAGTTTAAAAACGAAGGTAGAATTTTTGGCAGCAAAAAAATCGACCCCCTCGCCCTAA
- the tnpA gene encoding IS200/IS605 family transposase — MSFVKVWIHAVWGTKSRSNILKKEIRKELFSHIKSNAKEKGIYVDTVDGYTDHVHCLFTLNADISLSKTLQLIKGEASFWSNKKDLVKPKLMWADEYFAVSVSESIVDKVRKYIKNQEEHHRKMSFQEEYEDFLKKFNLKSQG; from the coding sequence ATGTCATTTGTAAAAGTATGGATTCATGCTGTTTGGGGTACTAAAAGTCGTTCTAACATTTTGAAAAAGGAAATACGAAAAGAACTTTTTAGTCACATAAAATCTAACGCAAAGGAAAAGGGAATTTATGTTGATACTGTTGATGGTTATACAGATCATGTGCATTGCCTTTTTACTTTGAATGCAGATATAAGTTTATCAAAAACATTACAACTTATAAAAGGAGAAGCATCTTTCTGGTCAAATAAGAAGGATTTAGTTAAACCTAAATTAATGTGGGCAGATGAGTATTTTGCCGTTTCTGTCAGTGAATCAATTGTTGATAAAGTCAGAAAATACATTAAGAACCAGGAAGAACATCACAGAAAAATGAGCTTCCAGGAAGAATATGAGGATTTTTTAAAAAAATTTAATTTAAAGAGTCAGGGCTAA
- a CDS encoding TIGR02253 family HAD-type hydrolase, translating to MIKAVVFDLDNTLIDFMRMKNTAVEAATKAMIDAGLDFPYAEIRKKIDEIYNEKGIEYQQVFDQLLNHFIGKMDYKILSAGVVAYRTAREAELNTYPQVIPTLIKLIKMGIKLGVVSDAPSKEAWLRLTYIGLHHMFDGIVTYDDSRERKPSPVPFNLILDKLGVKAADALMVGDWAERDVVGAKSVGMKTAFAKYGDTFDTKAHGADYEINSVAELVEIVKKENEP from the coding sequence ATGATAAAAGCAGTAGTATTTGATCTCGATAATACTCTCATAGATTTTATGAGAATGAAGAACACTGCCGTTGAGGCAGCAACAAAGGCAATGATCGATGCCGGGCTGGACTTTCCTTATGCGGAAATACGGAAAAAAATAGATGAAATTTATAATGAAAAAGGTATTGAATACCAGCAGGTGTTTGATCAGCTGCTGAATCATTTCATTGGTAAAATGGATTATAAAATACTTTCAGCCGGTGTGGTGGCATACCGCACGGCGCGCGAAGCGGAGCTGAACACATACCCGCAGGTGATACCAACGCTAATTAAGCTGATAAAAATGGGAATAAAGCTCGGTGTAGTGAGCGACGCGCCAAGCAAAGAAGCATGGCTGAGGCTGACTTATATTGGACTTCATCACATGTTTGATGGTATAGTGACTTATGATGATTCCAGGGAGCGTAAGCCTTCTCCTGTTCCGTTCAACCTGATATTGGATAAGCTGGGAGTCAAAGCAGCTGACGCGCTGATGGTTGGAGACTGGGCAGAACGAGATGTGGTGGGAGCCAAGAGCGTGGGAATGAAAACAGCCTTCGCAAAATATGGTGATACTTTTGATACGAAGGCGCATGGGGCTGATTATGAGATAAATTCCGTGGCGGAGCTGGTGGAGATAGTGAAGAAGGAGAATGAACCATGA